DNA from Rhizobacter sp. J219:
CCGCGGGCTCACCTGAGAAGCTGCGCTGGCGCTACTGGATGCATTTCGCCGAAGGCTCGGCAATGCCGCCGCTCTTGATGAAGCTCGTCTTCACCACGATCGAGCGCACCAAGATGCCGTTCTTCGTCAAACCGATCGCCAAGGCCATCTCGCAGAAGGTGCAGGGCACGCTGGTCGACCCGAACCTGAAACGCCAGCTCGATTTCATGGAAGGCGAGTTGGGCAAGAGCGAGTGGTTCGCGGGGCCTGAGTTCAGCGCCGCCGACATCCAGATGAGCTTCCCCCTCGAAGCGGCGGCACAGCGGGCCGGGCTCGACGCCTCACGGCCGAAGTTGATGGCGTTCCTGAAACGCATCCATGCCCGCCCTGCCTACCAGCGCGCGCTGGAGCGTGGCGGGCCATACAGCTTCGCGAACGATTGATCCGCCGAGCTGCTTGAGGCGACGGGACGTGCCTCAGCCCAGCTGACGCAGCCGGGCGTCGACGTAGCCGGCCGCGCCTTCGGGCAGGCCCATTGACTTGGCGCGCTGGAAGGCGGCGCGGGCGGTGTCGGCCTGGCCGATCTCTTCGAGCGAGATCGCAAGGCCCATCCACCACACGCCGCGGCCCGGTGCAACGCGCAGCGCGAGGCCGTACTTCTCGACCGCCTCGGCGTGGCGCCCGGCGCG
Protein-coding regions in this window:
- a CDS encoding glutathione S-transferase family protein codes for the protein MITVHHLNNSRSQRVLWLLEELGLPYEIKHYQRDAKTMLAPPELVQVHPLGKSPVITDDGTTIAESGAIIEYLVERYGNGRLVPPAGSPEKLRWRYWMHFAEGSAMPPLLMKLVFTTIERTKMPFFVKPIAKAISQKVQGTLVDPNLKRQLDFMEGELGKSEWFAGPEFSAADIQMSFPLEAAAQRAGLDASRPKLMAFLKRIHARPAYQRALERGGPYSFAND